The following are encoded in a window of Astyanax mexicanus isolate ESR-SI-001 chromosome 6, AstMex3_surface, whole genome shotgun sequence genomic DNA:
- the LOC125802413 gene encoding uncharacterized protein LOC125802413, protein MKFSSWILVGVVILGLFTLCSAGPLHAQCKVEWYLGVPCRRVYEGLVSQIKKWRTMSSCTMGGERCLYKLQSASLHFIAAKHTTPVKKYVDDINFRLVSYGFFTHCHVSAMSVSETWYAVTDHGTNYCNLYNLMEGSGLTEAPGFKEITSDFLCTQRSSANCTVY, encoded by the exons ATGAAGTTTTCCAGTTGGATCCTGGTTGGTGTCGTGATTTTAGGGCTGTTCACACTGTGTTCTGCAGGCCCTCTCCACGCGCAGTGCAAAGTGGAATG GTATTTAGGGGTTCCCTGCAGACGTGTTTATGAGGGCTTGGTCTCTCAGATTAAGAAGTGGAGGACAATGTCAAGCTGCACTATGGGGGGAGAAAGATGTCTCTATAAG CTCCAGTCAGCCTCCCTGCACTTCATTGCAGCAAAGCACACCACACCAGTAAAGAAATATGTGGACGATATCAACTTCAGATTGGTCTCATATGGATTTTTCACACATTGCCACGTATCG GCAATGTCGGTCTCAGAAACTTGGTACGCTGTCACAGACCATGGCACCAATTACTGCAACCTCTACAACTTAATGGAAG GGAGTGGACTGACTGAAGCTCCGGGATTTAAAGAAATCACCAGTGACTTCTTGTGCACCCAGAGATCCTCTGCCAACTGCACTGTGTACTGA
- the LOC103045139 gene encoding STEAP family member 1B-like: MERDTQDLGDVNEHHEERFQLGEVELARLQLTQKEHEEGETLSRLSQRPLLSAAFAMEESEFPSSVSLQDMPLFPKWQLPLKLMAVLMLVAFVYTFLRDVLQPYIYHNKSDFYKIPILVLNKVLPWTSITLLALVYLPGVLASLLQLHRGTKYSRFPVCLENWMSVRKQLGLLAFLLACLHAIYSLSYPMRRSYRYKLLNWAYQQVQQKKEDAWIEDDVWRMEIYISLGILGLGVLALLAISSLPSISDTLNWREFQFVQRTLGYTALFLCTAHALVYGWRKWVEQKQYVCYTPPSFILATFLPAMVLLMKTVLAMPCLNRRLDHIRHGWERPGCKGLSDKDSL, translated from the exons ATGGAGAGAGATACTCAGGATTTGGGGGATGTAAATGAGCACCATGAAGAGAGATTTCAACTTGGTGAAGTGGAATTGGCTCGCCTGCAGCTAACCCAAAAG GAACACGAGGAGGGAGAGACGCTGTCACGGTTGAGTCAGCGGCCTCTGCTGTCTGCTGCATTCGCTATGGAAGAGTCTGAGTTCCCTTCTAGTGTCTCTCTCCAAGATATGCCCCTCTTCCCCAAGTGGCAGCTTCCTCTCAAGCTCATGGCTGTTCTGATGCTTGTGGCGTTTGTCTATACGTTTCTCCGTGATGTGCTTCAGCcgtatatatatcacaataaaagTGACTTTTATAAGATACCCATCTTAGTGCTAAATAAAGTGCTGCCCTGGACCTCTATCACTCTGCTGGCCCTCGTCTATTTGCCTGGAGTACTGGCCTCACTGCTGCAGCTGCACAGAG GCACTAAGTACAGTCGTTTTCCTGTCTGTCTGGAAAACTGGATGAGTGTAAGGAAACAGTTGGGTCTGCTGGCATTCCTGTTGGCCTGTCTGCATGCCATTTACAGCCTGAGCTACCCAATGAGACGCTCGTACAGGTACAAGCTTCTCAACTGGGCCTATCAGCAG GTACAGCAGAAGAAGGAGGATGCCTGGATAGAGGATGATGTCTGGAGGATGGAAATTTACATCTCTCTAGGAATTCTAGGATTGGGCGTTCTGGCCTTGTTGGCCATCTCCTCACTCCCTTCAATTAGCGACACCCTAAACTGGAGAGAGTTCCAGTTTGTCCAG AGAACTCTGGGATACACAGCCCTGTTCCTGTGCACAGCCCATGCTCTGGTGTATGGCTGGAGAAAGTGGGTGGAGCAAAAGCAGTATGTGTGTTACACTCCTCCATCCTTCATCCTGGCCACCTTTCTCCCAGCGATGGTGTTACTGATGAAGACTGTGCTGGCTATGCCCTGTTTAAACAGAAGATTAGATCACATTCGGCATGGCTGGGAAAGACCAGGCTGCAAAGGACTGTCAGACAAAGATTCACTCTGA